DNA sequence from the Candidatus Limnocylindrales bacterium genome:
CTACGGCATCTGGGCGGCGGGCGTGCTCGGCGCCGGCATGACCGCCTTCTACATGACGCGCCTGTACGTGCTGACGTTCCGCGGAACCTTCCGCGGCGATTCTCACACCTGGGACCACGCGCACGAGAGCCCTTCGGCCATGACGATTCCGCTGATCGTGCTGGCGGCGCTGGCGGTCGTCGGCGGCTACGTCGGCATTCCGCACGCCTTTGGCGGGCACAACCAGTTCGGCAGCTACCTGGCGCCGTCGGTCGGCCATCACGCGCTCGACCTTTCGGTGGCCACCGAGCTGGCGCTCATGGGCGCATCGGTCGGCGCCGGCCTCCTCGGCATCGCGATGGCCTGGCGCATGTACACGGTCGAGCCGGAGGCGGACGCCGACATCGCGGGACGGCTGAAGGGCCTGTATCGCTCGATGGGTGAGGCCTATCGCGTCGACGCGCTCTATGATCGCACCGTGGTGCAGCCGCTGATGCGGGTCAGCGATTTCCTCTGGCGCACCGTCGACGTCGTCTTCATCGACGGCATAGCCAACGGCAGCGCCACCGCCGCGCGCTCGCTCGGCGGCATGTGGCGGCAGTGGTCGACGGGCAACGTCCAGCATTACATGCTGACGGTGCTGATCGGCGTGGCCCTTGTGGTGCTCGCGGTGAGCATCGGAGTTGCCGGCTGATGCGGCTGCTGAGCCTGCTGGTTTGGACGCCGGCCATCGGCGCGCTCCTGGTCTCGGCGCTTCCCCGGGAAGCCGAGACGCTCATGCGCCGCGTGGCCGTAGCCGTGTCGCTGGTGCCGCTGGCGCTCGCGTTCTGGATCTGGCGCCTGTTCGACCCGTCGCGCGGCGACTTCCAGCTTCTCGAGACGCTGCCGTGGCTGCCTTCGCTCGGCGCGGGCTACCGCCTCGGCATCGACGGCATCTCGCTCCTGCTGATCTTGCTCACTGTGGTGCTGACGCCGCTGGTGCTGATCTCGGCCGCCGACTCGGTGCACAAGCGCGTCAAGGGCTATCTCGTCTCGATGCTGCTGCTGGAGACGACGATGCTGGGCACGCTCGTCGCGATCGACGCACTGCTCTTCTACGTGTTCTGGGAGATGATGCTCATCCCGATGTACCTGATCATCGGGGTCTGGGGCGGCGAGCGGCGCATGTATGCGTCGATCAAGTTCATCCTGTTCACCATGGTCGGCAGCCTACCGATGCTTGCCGCGATCATCTACGTCGGGCTCCAGCACGCCGAGGCTGCCGGCAGCCTCAGCTTCGCGCTGACCGACCTGTACGGCACCGAGCTGTCGGAGCGAGCCGCGCAGCTGTGCTTCCTCGCCTTCTTCGTCGCCTTCGCGGTCAAGGTTCCGATGTGGCCGCTGCACACCTGGCTGCCCGACGCGCACGTGGAGGCTCCCACCGGCGGCTCGGTCATCCTGGCCGGCGTGCTGCTGAAGATGGGCACCTACGGCTTCCTGCGCTTCGTCATCCCGCTGTTCCCCGAGGTGATGGTGGGCGCGGCCTACTGGATCGGCGTCCTGGCGGTGGTCGGCATCGTCTACGGCGCCCTGGTGGCGATGGTGCAGCCGGACATGAAGAAGCTGGTGGCCTACTCCTCGGTCAGCCATCTCGGATTCGTGATGCTGGGCCTGGCCTCGCTGACCACCGTCGGCGTCGAAGGCGCCGTCTACCAGATGCTCAACCACGGCGTCTCCACCGGCGCGCTCTTCCTGCTGGTGGGCGTCGTCTACGAACGCCGGCACACGCGCCTGATCGCCGAGTACGGCGGGCTGTGGCGGGTGATGCCCGTCTACGCCGTCTGCTTTCTCGTCGTCATGCTGTCTTCGATCGGGCTGCCGGGGCTGAACGGGTTCGTCGGCGAGTTCCTGATCCTGATGGGCGGCTTCCGCTTCGACAAGGTGCTCGGCGCGATCGCCGCCAGCGGCGTCGTGCTCGGGGCGGCCTACATGCTGTGGATGTACCAGCGCGTGATGTTCGGACCGGTCACCAACAGCGCCAACGAATCGATGCCCGACATGTCGCGGCGCGAGCTCGGCGTGATCGCGCCGCTGATCGCGCTTGCGGTCCTCATGGGCGTCTACCCGGCGCCGTTCTTCGACATGATGCGGGCCTCGGTCGAGACCACGCTGGCGCACGCCACGCAGACCTCGGCGTTTGCCAGGGCGCACGGCGCCGGCGCCTGCGCCGACGTTCCCAGCGCCGCCGCCAGCGACGGCGGCGCGTGCGAGATCGGCACGGGCGGTGCCGCCATGCCCGCTGCCGCCAGTTCGGTGCCGGCCGCCGAGCGCGCGCAGCCCGGCCGTCCGACAGCCGCCGGCCCGCGCCCGTCGATGCTGCACTTTTCGAGCGGCGCAAAGCCCTCGCACGCGCCGGGCCAGCACGGCACGACCGTGCACGGCAACAGCGATCTGTCCGACCCGAACGCCGCCATCGAGAAGCTGCGCAGGCGCCTCGAAGAGCTGAAGGCTGCCGAAAAGGCTCAGCAGCAGGAGGCCCACTGACATGCCGCAGGCGCTGACTCCGATCATCCCGCTGCTCGTCGCCTGCGGCTGGGCAACGCTGGTCCTGCTTGTCGAGGCATTCTCGAGCAGCCGCCGCTTCGTCGGCGTCGCTTGGCTGACGGCGATCGGGCTAGCGGTCGTCGCGGCCCTCTCGATGCAGCCGCTCGCGGCAAATGTCGTCTACGGCAACGCGCTGGCGCTGGACGGCTACGCCACCTACTTCAACATTCTGGCGTGCGTGATCGGCATCGGTTCGGTGCTGCTGTCGGTCGACTATCTCGCCGACGCCGGAATCGTGCAGGGCGAGTACTACCCGCTGATGTTCTTCGCGGTGGCGGGCGTCGTCGTGATGGCCGCGGCCACCGACCTGATCGTGATGTTCATCGGCCTGGAGACCATGTCGATGGCCGTCTACGTGCTGGCGGGCGCGCTCAAGAGCCAGATGCGCTCCAACGAGGCCTCGCTCAAGTACTTTCTGCTCGGCGCCTTCGCCTCCGCCCTGTTGCTCTACGGCATTGCGCTGCTCTACGTGATGACCGGCACGACTGTGCTCGGCGGCATCCACTCGGCGCTCTCCTCGGGCAGCCTCACCGGCACCGATCATCTGGTGGTGGTGCTCGGCATGGGGCTGGTGCTGATCGGCCTCGGCTTCAAGATCGCAGCCGTGCCTTTTCATCTGTGGGCGCCCGACGTCTACGAGGGCGCGCCGACTTCGGTCACCGCGTTCATGGCAACGGCCGTCAAGGCCGGCGGCTTTGCAGCACTGCTGCGCACGGCGATGGTCGCTCTGGCGCCGCTGCACGAGCAGATGGTGCCGATCCTGTGGATCGCCGCCGCGGTGACGATGACGGTCGGCAATCTGGTGGCGCTGCGGCAGGCGAGCCTCAAGCGCATGCTCGCGTATTCCTCAATCGCGCACACCGGCTATCTGCTGGTCGGAGTGACGGCCGGAACGAGCGAGGCCGGCGCGGCGGTGCTGTTCTATCTGGCCGGCTATGCCGCCATGAACCTGGCCGCCTTCGGCATCATGTGCGCCGTCGCGCGCCGCGGGCAGCCGCGCGAGGCGATCTCCGACTACGCCGGCCTCGGCCAGACCAATCCGATGCTGGCCGTGGCGATGACCGTCGCGATGCTGTCGCTGACCGGCATCCCGCCGCTCGGCGGCTTCATCGGCAAGCTCTACGTCTTTACCGCGGCGCTCGATGCCGGGCTGTTCTGGCTGGTGGGCATCGCCGTCTTCAACAGCGTGATCTCGGCGGCCTACTACCTCGGCGTCGTGCGCACGATGTACTTCGATCCGCCCGCCGGCGCGGTCGAAGCGCGGCCGTATGCGGCCGTGATCGTGGTCGCGGCCACCGTGGCCACGGTGCTGCTCGGCGTGGCGCCGGCGCCGGTGCTGAGTGCGGCCGCGCGGGCGTTCGAGAACGTGGCGCTCGGCGGGTGAGCTGCGTTACGGCTTGCCGCCCAGCCCGAACCAGAACGTAGCCCCGCGATCCACCGCACCCTCCGCCCAGATCTCGCCGCCGTGCAGCCGCACGATGCGCTGCACGGAGGCCAGGCCCACGCCGTGCCCCTCGAACTCGGTGGCGTGATGCAGGCGCTGGAACGTTCCGAACAGCTTGCTGGCATGGCGGGGATCGAAGCCCGCGCCGTCGTCGCGCACGAAGAAGAGCGCGCGGCCGTCGCGCTCGGCCTTTCCGACCTCGATGTGCGCGGCCGGGCGCTTGCTAGTGAACTTCCACGCGTTGTCGAGCAGGTTCTCCATCGCGATCCGAAGCAGGCGCGGCTCGCCGATCGCTTTCAGTCCCTGATCCACCTTCCATGACACGTGGCGACTCGGGTGCTCGCGCTGAAGGCGCTGGAGCGTCTCCAGGGCGATGGTGGCGAAGTCCACGGGCTCGGGCTCGAACTCGGCGCGCGAGATGCGCGACAGCCCGAGCAGCGCGTCGATGAGCTCGCCCATCCGTCGCGTGGTGCGACAGACGTCCTCGAGCAGCCCGCGCGCCGGCTCGCTCATGGCCCAGGCGTGCTCGTCGCGCAGGATCTGCGTGTACCCGTTGATCGCGCGGAGCGGCGCGCGCAGGTCGTGCGAGACCGAGTAGCTGAAGGCGCCGAGCTCACGGTTGATGCTCTGCAGCTGCGCCGTGCGCTCCTCGACGCGTTCTTCGAGCGTGGCATTGAGGCGGCGAAGCTCCTGGTCCGCCCGCTTTCGCTCCTGCGCATTGACGATGAGCTGTCCGAGCAGGCGCAGCATCGGCTCGAACGTCATCAGGTCCTGACGAGTGCGGCGCATCCAGACGTAGCCGGCGAAGCCGACGGTGCTGCCCTCCAGCATGATCGGCACCAGGATGATCGACCGGACCGCGAACGGGGCCAGAATCGCGCGAAAGGCTCCGGCGCTGTCGTCGAGGGAGGCGGTGTCGGCAACGGCCGCCGTGCGCCCGGCGCGCAGCTCCCCATAGGCCGGCGCCAGCCGTTCGAGCGCCACGACTTCGTACTCACCGCGACGTTGCTCGTATTCGGGACTCCAGACGTGCACGAGCTGCGCGCGCGTATGCGTGTCGTTGGAGCGGTAGACGGCGCAGCCGTCCGCGTCCAGAAAATCGCCGACACGCGCGAGGACGGAGTCGACGGCGGCGTCGATGTCGTCGCTGGGAAGATTGACGAGGTCGGCGGAGAGGCCGGCGATGAGCCGCATGGCGGCGTCGGCACGCTGGCGCTCGGCGTCGGCCGCCTTGCGATCGAGCGCACCGGCGAACATTTCGCCGAAAATCTTGACGGTCGCCACGGCCTGTCGCGTCCATCGCGGCCGCGGCTCGTGTGCCAGCAGCGCCAGGAAGCACGACAGGCGGCCGCCGAGCGCGATCGGCACGGCCATGACGGCACGCAGCTGGCGGGAGGTCAGCCAGTTTGCCGGGTCGAACCGGTCCGGCGCCTCGGAGACGTCACCGGAGCAGAACGGTATGTCGTCATCGAGCTTGGCGAGCAGCCAGTCGAACGCCTGCAGCGGCAGGTCGCGCACCGGCTTCCCGTGCCGCCGCTCCACGGAGGTCGCGCTCTGCCACACGTGACGCAGACGTCCCGCCCGTCGGTCCTCGGGAATGTCGAACATCGCGACCAGATCGGCGCCGTAGAAATGGCCGATGCGCTCGACCGCATGCGCGACGGCACGATCGACGTCGGCCGACGGGGTGCGGATGAACAGCGTCGACAGCTCCGCAGCAAGGCGCAGTTCCTGGACGCGCGAACGATCGGCGTGCGCGCTCGGGCTCTGGCTGCGCGATTCGCGTTCCATCTCGGTGGCGGGGCGCTCCGAACGCCGCATGCACTGGCGTCTGCGGCGGGGAAAGGCGGCGGCGCGAGCTCGTGCCGCCGCTCCCCTTGCATCGACGTACACCGTTGCGCGCAGCGATGCCAGAGCCATCGCGCACGCAACGCGAGCGAGCGCTTTAACACGACCTAAATCTTTGCCGCGCGCCGCGACGCGGCGAATGCGTTGGAGGCGTGACATTTGCATTGCGTGCATCGGGCTGAGCGGCAACAATCCGCCGATGCCTATACGACGTATCCCGCTCGCAGCCGCGGCGACGCTGATCGCCGCCGTCGCCGCTTTCGCCACTGGTCCGATGGCCGCCCCTGCGCATGCCCTGGCCGCGACCTACCACGTCGCCACCACGGGAAGCGACGCGACCGGCGACGGCTCGCCGGCCACCCCATGGGCCACCATCACGCACGCTCTCGACAACGCGGTCGACGACAGCCTGATCCTGGTGGCGCCGGGCACGTACTTCGGAGTGGTGCAGCTGCGCGGCCGCTTCGAAACCGGCGTGACCGTGCGCTCCTCGACGCCGTACCAGGCGCGCCTTCGCTACGACGCCAGCGTGGTGCGCTGCTACTACGGCAAGGGCATCACGCTCGAAGGCTTCGACATCTCGCACGACGGCCCCGGCGCGGGCGCGCTCCTGATGCAGGTCTCCGACGTCATCGACGATCCCGCCGGCATCGAGCGCGTGGAGAACATCGTCGTCCGCAACAACATCTTCCACGACAGCTACAACAATGATCTGCTGAAGATCAACGACAACGCCCGCGCCGTGCAGGTTCTGGGCAACATGTTCTACAACCAGGCCGGCTCCGACGAGCACATCGACATCAACAGCGTCTCGGACGTGCTGGTGGAGGGCAACGTCTTCTTCAACGACTTCGCCGGCAGCGGGCGCAGCGACACCGACACCTCCAGCTACGTCGTCATCAAGGACAGCAACGCCAATTCCGACGGCCGCCTGGGCTCGGAGGACGTCACGGTGCGGCGCAACGTGTTCCTGCACTGGGAGGGCAGCAGCGGGCAGGGCTTCGTGCGCGTGGGCGAGGACGGCACCGCCAACTTCGAGGCCGTCGGCGTGCTGATCGAGAACAACCTGATGCTCGGCAACAACGCGATGCAGATCCGCTCGCCGCTGCAGTTCCAGGGAGTCAAGGACGTCACCGCGCGCGCCAACACCATCGTCGGCGACATGCCGGCCAAGGAGTACGGGTTTCGCATCGTCACCGTCGGCGACTCGCCGGCCAGCGACGGCATCCACATCCACAACAACATCTGGTCCGATCCCAGCGGCACGATGGGCGACACGTTCAATCGCGGCGGCGCCACCGTGAACCTCACCTTTGACAACAACCTTTACTGGAACGACGGCAACGCCTTCCCGACCTCCAGCGAGTCCATCGTCGAGGTAGCGGATGACGCGGGCGCGGTCGTCGGCGACCCGCTGCTGCCGGATCCGGACATGGCGCCGCTACCGCGCTGGAACCCGGCGTCCGGCACGTTCGCCGATGGATCGACCACGATCCAGCAGGTCTTCGAGAACCTGGTGCTGAGCCACGGCGTGCCCGCTGCCGGCAGCGCGGCGATCGGCGCGGCGGATCCGGCCAACATGCCGGCAGACGACATTCTCGGTCAGCTGCGCAGCGAAGGCGGCGCACCCGACATCGGCGCGTTCGAGAAGCCGTCCTGCCAGGGTGCCGGCAATGGAACCGCCTGCAACGACGGCAACGCATGCACCGGCAACGATCAATGCCTGGACGGCGAGTGCGTCGGCGACGCCGGTGCGATGAACGGCGTCGCCTGCGACGACGGCAATTCGTGCACCGGCAACGATGCGTGCAGCGGCGGTGTCTGCGCCGGCAACGCTTCGGCCGCCGACGGCATGGCATGCGACGACGGCGATCCCTGCAGCCACGATGACGTCTGCGCTGCCGGCACGTGCGCGGCCTCGCCGCAGCCGAAGTCGGGCTGCACCGAAGCCGGCAGCGGCGGGCTGGACCTGCGCGACCGCATCCTCTGGACATGGAAGGGCGCGTCTTCGCTGAGCGAGCTCGGCGACCCGACCAGCCAGACGAGCTACCGGCTGTGCATCTACGACACCACGGCGAACGTGCACTCGGTGGCCGCGACCACGTCTGCACCGGCCGGCGGCACCTGCGCCGCGCGGGCGTGCTGGCGCTCCCGCACCGGCAGGGGCTACCAGTACGCCGATCGCGACGCCACGCCCGAAGGCCTCTCCAAGCTCAAGCTGACGGTAGGCGCGACGGGCCAGGCCTCCATCAAGCTTCTTGCACGCGGGCCGCTGCTGGAGCTTCCGGCGCTGCCTCTGTCGCAGGAATCGCACGTCGTGGCGCAGCTGCTGACATCGGATGCCGGGTGCTGGCAGACCACGCTGCCGGCGCCGGCCGTCGTCAACGATGCGAGCCGCTTTCGGGATTCGCGCTGAGCTGCAGGCCGTGCGTCATCATCCTGCGAACCTGTCGAAGGGTCGCAGCCGCGTCACGCCGGTTGCTTGCCGCTCACGCCGCGTCCGTTGAGGAGTCGCGCGCAGTCGAAGCCGCCGCGGCCGTCGGGCCAGTCTCGCATTCAGAGCATCGGGCACGACAGCATCAGATCGCTTCCCACCGCCTTGCGCAGCGTCGCCAGCGCGTCGGTCGCCGTGACGCTGCCACTGGCGTTGACGTCGCACACGCATGGCGTGCACTGCGCCGACCCCACCGCCGTGCGCAGCACGAGCAGCGCGTCGCTCGCCTTGGGAAGCTCGCCGTCGGTCAGCGGCTGCCCGCAGCGC
Encoded proteins:
- a CDS encoding NADH-quinone oxidoreductase subunit N, with the protein product MPQALTPIIPLLVACGWATLVLLVEAFSSSRRFVGVAWLTAIGLAVVAALSMQPLAANVVYGNALALDGYATYFNILACVIGIGSVLLSVDYLADAGIVQGEYYPLMFFAVAGVVVMAAATDLIVMFIGLETMSMAVYVLAGALKSQMRSNEASLKYFLLGAFASALLLYGIALLYVMTGTTVLGGIHSALSSGSLTGTDHLVVVLGMGLVLIGLGFKIAAVPFHLWAPDVYEGAPTSVTAFMATAVKAGGFAALLRTAMVALAPLHEQMVPILWIAAAVTMTVGNLVALRQASLKRMLAYSSIAHTGYLLVGVTAGTSEAGAAVLFYLAGYAAMNLAAFGIMCAVARRGQPREAISDYAGLGQTNPMLAVAMTVAMLSLTGIPPLGGFIGKLYVFTAALDAGLFWLVGIAVFNSVISAAYYLGVVRTMYFDPPAGAVEARPYAAVIVVAATVATVLLGVAPAPVLSAAARAFENVALGG
- a CDS encoding NADH-quinone oxidoreductase subunit M, which produces MRLLSLLVWTPAIGALLVSALPREAETLMRRVAVAVSLVPLALAFWIWRLFDPSRGDFQLLETLPWLPSLGAGYRLGIDGISLLLILLTVVLTPLVLISAADSVHKRVKGYLVSMLLLETTMLGTLVAIDALLFYVFWEMMLIPMYLIIGVWGGERRMYASIKFILFTMVGSLPMLAAIIYVGLQHAEAAGSLSFALTDLYGTELSERAAQLCFLAFFVAFAVKVPMWPLHTWLPDAHVEAPTGGSVILAGVLLKMGTYGFLRFVIPLFPEVMVGAAYWIGVLAVVGIVYGALVAMVQPDMKKLVAYSSVSHLGFVMLGLASLTTVGVEGAVYQMLNHGVSTGALFLLVGVVYERRHTRLIAEYGGLWRVMPVYAVCFLVVMLSSIGLPGLNGFVGEFLILMGGFRFDKVLGAIAASGVVLGAAYMLWMYQRVMFGPVTNSANESMPDMSRRELGVIAPLIALAVLMGVYPAPFFDMMRASVETTLAHATQTSAFARAHGAGACADVPSAAASDGGACEIGTGGAAMPAAASSVPAAERAQPGRPTAAGPRPSMLHFSSGAKPSHAPGQHGTTVHGNSDLSDPNAAIEKLRRRLEELKAAEKAQQQEAH
- a CDS encoding ATP-binding protein, translated to MALASLRATVYVDARGAAARARAAAFPRRRRQCMRRSERPATEMERESRSQSPSAHADRSRVQELRLAAELSTLFIRTPSADVDRAVAHAVERIGHFYGADLVAMFDIPEDRRAGRLRHVWQSATSVERRHGKPVRDLPLQAFDWLLAKLDDDIPFCSGDVSEAPDRFDPANWLTSRQLRAVMAVPIALGGRLSCFLALLAHEPRPRWTRQAVATVKIFGEMFAGALDRKAADAERQRADAAMRLIAGLSADLVNLPSDDIDAAVDSVLARVGDFLDADGCAVYRSNDTHTRAQLVHVWSPEYEQRRGEYEVVALERLAPAYGELRAGRTAAVADTASLDDSAGAFRAILAPFAVRSIILVPIMLEGSTVGFAGYVWMRRTRQDLMTFEPMLRLLGQLIVNAQERKRADQELRRLNATLEERVEERTAQLQSINRELGAFSYSVSHDLRAPLRAINGYTQILRDEHAWAMSEPARGLLEDVCRTTRRMGELIDALLGLSRISRAEFEPEPVDFATIALETLQRLQREHPSRHVSWKVDQGLKAIGEPRLLRIAMENLLDNAWKFTSKRPAAHIEVGKAERDGRALFFVRDDGAGFDPRHASKLFGTFQRLHHATEFEGHGVGLASVQRIVRLHGGEIWAEGAVDRGATFWFGLGGKP
- a CDS encoding choice-of-anchor Q domain-containing protein gives rise to the protein MPIRRIPLAAAATLIAAVAAFATGPMAAPAHALAATYHVATTGSDATGDGSPATPWATITHALDNAVDDSLILVAPGTYFGVVQLRGRFETGVTVRSSTPYQARLRYDASVVRCYYGKGITLEGFDISHDGPGAGALLMQVSDVIDDPAGIERVENIVVRNNIFHDSYNNDLLKINDNARAVQVLGNMFYNQAGSDEHIDINSVSDVLVEGNVFFNDFAGSGRSDTDTSSYVVIKDSNANSDGRLGSEDVTVRRNVFLHWEGSSGQGFVRVGEDGTANFEAVGVLIENNLMLGNNAMQIRSPLQFQGVKDVTARANTIVGDMPAKEYGFRIVTVGDSPASDGIHIHNNIWSDPSGTMGDTFNRGGATVNLTFDNNLYWNDGNAFPTSSESIVEVADDAGAVVGDPLLPDPDMAPLPRWNPASGTFADGSTTIQQVFENLVLSHGVPAAGSAAIGAADPANMPADDILGQLRSEGGAPDIGAFEKPSCQGAGNGTACNDGNACTGNDQCLDGECVGDAGAMNGVACDDGNSCTGNDACSGGVCAGNASAADGMACDDGDPCSHDDVCAAGTCAASPQPKSGCTEAGSGGLDLRDRILWTWKGASSLSELGDPTSQTSYRLCIYDTTANVHSVAATTSAPAGGTCAARACWRSRTGRGYQYADRDATPEGLSKLKLTVGATGQASIKLLARGPLLELPALPLSQESHVVAQLLTSDAGCWQTTLPAPAVVNDASRFRDSR